In one window of Bizionia sp. M204 DNA:
- a CDS encoding type IX secretion system membrane protein PorP/SprF: MKKLIIYSLFLVIAQGYSQELNLPVFTQYLADNPFVISPTYAGIGDNLRIRANGLTQWVGIKGAPDNQSVYADFRIANRSGVGVSLYNDRNGLTEQKGLKASFAHHLILDYYSDQFLSFGLTYNLNSFRIRIEDFETNSESPIIDPRVTDDRAISNNNFDVGVLYRNKGFYFSLNVNNILPKDIDNFLGIEPDLLLNYQVYSGLVIQNKNNKSLEIEPSTFFQYFASDDRSSTDFNIKIRKLDKRDDYYWGGISYRFLNDQFFNPLNLGPMAGLKKSGFYFAYAYQITINDLAGYNSGTHMITIGFDFFQGISNCSCAQSLLR; the protein is encoded by the coding sequence ATGAAAAAACTAATTATATATTCTCTTTTCTTAGTCATAGCTCAAGGTTATAGTCAAGAATTAAACTTACCCGTGTTCACGCAATATTTGGCAGATAACCCTTTTGTGATTTCTCCTACGTATGCCGGAATTGGCGATAATTTAAGGATTAGAGCTAATGGATTAACACAATGGGTTGGCATAAAAGGCGCGCCAGATAATCAGTCTGTGTATGCCGATTTTAGAATTGCCAACCGTTCTGGTGTGGGAGTTTCTTTGTATAACGATAGAAATGGACTTACGGAACAGAAAGGATTAAAAGCCTCATTTGCGCATCATCTTATTTTAGATTATTATTCCGATCAGTTTTTATCCTTTGGTCTTACGTATAACTTAAATAGTTTTAGAATTCGAATTGAAGATTTTGAAACTAATTCGGAATCACCCATAATTGATCCACGCGTAACTGACGATAGAGCTATTTCAAATAATAATTTTGATGTTGGTGTTTTATATAGAAATAAAGGATTTTATTTCAGTTTAAACGTGAATAATATTTTACCAAAAGATATCGATAATTTTTTAGGTATTGAACCAGATTTACTTTTAAATTATCAGGTTTATTCCGGATTGGTTATTCAAAATAAAAATAATAAATCACTTGAAATTGAACCTTCAACATTCTTTCAATACTTTGCTAGTGATGATCGTTCAAGTACAGATTTTAATATTAAAATTAGAAAGTTAGATAAGCGAGATGATTATTATTGGGGTGGCATTTCATACCGATTTCTTAATGACCAATTTTTTAACCCTTTAAATTTAGGTCCTATGGCAGGACTTAAAAAATCTGGTTTTTACTTTGCTTATGCGTATCAAATAACAATAAATGATTTGGCTGGGTATAATTCCGGAACCCACATGATAACCATAGGTTTTGACTTCTTCCAAGGAATTAGTAACTGCTCATGTGCACAATCATTGCTTCGTTAG
- a CDS encoding universal stress protein, producing the protein MRHILLTTDFSENSIHAINYALELFTYAECEFHVLYVVKSSTFISDDLMQSKPTESLYSELISDAKVKLEALIETFKNRHNNLLHTFEPVVDYDNLIGSINQTVTLHDIDLIIMGTKGATNLEKIIFGSNTLRVFQRCQISVLAIPANCPIKQIKNVLFTTKYHSAYKLKDLNILIDLAEHYDYKLDILHITEAKTIDSKQHVVQQELQGFFRNINHQFVLKSETTYLRTVLDYIRENDIELFAMMRKQHSFLEHLFLNHKTEQIAYNMQIPFLMLAFKDS; encoded by the coding sequence ATGAGACATATATTATTAACAACTGATTTTTCTGAAAACTCCATTCATGCTATAAATTATGCGTTGGAATTATTTACCTATGCCGAATGTGAATTTCATGTTTTATATGTGGTAAAATCGTCAACATTTATTTCAGATGATCTCATGCAGAGCAAGCCCACTGAATCTTTGTATAGTGAACTAATTTCAGATGCCAAAGTAAAATTAGAAGCACTTATTGAGACTTTTAAAAACAGGCACAATAACCTGTTGCATACTTTTGAACCCGTTGTTGATTATGATAATTTAATTGGTTCTATCAATCAAACTGTAACCTTACACGATATAGATTTGATTATTATGGGAACAAAAGGTGCGACCAATTTGGAGAAAATTATTTTTGGAAGTAATACCTTGCGTGTTTTTCAGCGTTGTCAGATATCTGTTTTGGCAATTCCTGCAAATTGCCCCATAAAACAAATTAAAAATGTCTTGTTTACCACCAAATACCATTCAGCTTATAAATTAAAAGATTTAAACATTTTAATAGATTTAGCCGAGCACTACGATTACAAATTAGATATTTTGCATATAACCGAAGCAAAAACTATCGATTCAAAACAACACGTTGTACAGCAAGAATTACAAGGTTTTTTTAGAAATATAAATCATCAATTTGTACTAAAATCCGAAACAACCTATTTAAGAACAGTTTTAGATTATATTAGAGAAAACGATATTGAATTGTTTGCCATGATGCGCAAACAGCATAGTTTTTTAGAGCATCTGTTTTTAAACCATAAAACCGAGCAAATTGCATATAATATGCAAATACCATTTTTAATGTTAGCTTTTAAGGATAGTTAA
- the nhaA gene encoding Na+/H+ antiporter NhaA gives MIKRVLLTPFQKFVKIESFSGILLLLATITALVWANSPFGATYQELWQYDLGIVTESFEFKKPLILWINDGLMAIFFFLIGLEIKRELLIGELNTMKKIAFPLFGALGGMIVPVTFFILLNQNPDTLKGWGVPMATDIAFSLAVLNVLGKRVPLSLKIFLTAFAIVDDIGAVLVIAIFYSGTINTTLLLIAGALLGVLYFTSYKGYYSKFFLFLIGVVVWFLFLKSGVHPTVAGILVAFSVPVRQGIYTQTFLKNLEDIYNKIKKSSVLKQPILSNEQIGHIDELEEWTSKFQSPLQRLEHSLHGWVAYFIIPVFALANAGVMLSSDVELDMALTTNIILALVLGKAIGIPLVVFLAKKTKLVTIPSNISFYQIIGVAFLAGIGFTMAIFIASLAFSSHPEYIDSAKIGILVGSLISAIVGYVILRFAPSKGNDNLI, from the coding sequence ATGATAAAACGGGTACTTCTTACACCATTTCAAAAATTTGTTAAGATAGAAAGCTTTAGTGGTATTTTATTACTTTTGGCTACTATAACCGCCTTGGTTTGGGCTAATTCACCTTTCGGTGCAACCTATCAAGAGTTATGGCAATATGATTTAGGAATAGTAACCGAAAGTTTTGAATTTAAGAAACCATTAATTCTATGGATTAATGATGGTCTGATGGCTATATTTTTCTTTTTAATTGGACTTGAAATTAAAAGAGAATTATTGATTGGTGAACTAAACACCATGAAAAAAATAGCCTTTCCATTATTTGGGGCATTAGGAGGAATGATTGTTCCGGTAACCTTTTTCATTCTTTTAAATCAAAATCCAGACACCTTAAAAGGTTGGGGAGTTCCTATGGCAACGGATATAGCCTTTTCATTAGCTGTGTTAAATGTATTGGGGAAGCGTGTGCCTTTGAGTTTAAAAATATTTTTAACAGCCTTTGCCATTGTGGATGATATTGGCGCTGTATTAGTTATAGCAATCTTTTATAGTGGTACTATAAATACCACACTTTTACTTATAGCTGGCGCCTTATTAGGTGTCCTATATTTTACATCTTACAAGGGATATTACTCCAAATTCTTTTTGTTTTTAATTGGAGTCGTAGTTTGGTTTTTATTTTTAAAATCAGGTGTTCATCCAACGGTTGCTGGAATATTAGTAGCTTTTTCAGTTCCGGTAAGACAAGGGATTTATACCCAAACATTCTTAAAGAATTTGGAAGATATTTATAATAAAATTAAGAAGTCTAGTGTCCTTAAACAGCCAATTTTATCTAACGAACAAATTGGTCATATTGATGAATTAGAAGAGTGGACGAGTAAGTTTCAATCGCCCTTACAGCGTTTAGAACATAGTTTACATGGCTGGGTAGCCTACTTTATAATACCTGTATTTGCACTGGCTAATGCTGGTGTTATGTTAAGTAGCGATGTGGAATTAGATATGGCATTAACAACTAATATTATTCTGGCTTTAGTTCTTGGTAAGGCTATTGGAATACCATTAGTGGTGTTTCTTGCAAAGAAAACCAAGCTGGTAACAATCCCATCAAACATAAGTTTTTATCAAATTATAGGTGTAGCATTTTTAGCAGGTATTGGGTTTACCATGGCTATTTTTATTGCAAGTTTGGCATTTAGTTCACATCCTGAATATATAGATTCGGCTAAAATTGGCATATTAGTTGGCTCCTTAATTTCGGCTATTGTAGGATATGTTATTCTCCGATTTGCGCCAAGTAAAGGAAATGATAATCTAATATAA